In Equus przewalskii isolate Varuska chromosome 6, EquPr2, whole genome shotgun sequence, one DNA window encodes the following:
- the LOC103553438 gene encoding olfactory receptor 51M1 — MLAQYPPSLQLMTLPNITQFSPMLYLTGFPGLEAIEHWIFILFFLMYLVAISGNCFILIIVKTNSRLHTPMYYLLSFLALTDLGLSMSTLPTTMGIFWFNSHSIYFEACQIQMFCIHSFSFMESSVLLVMSFDRFVAICHPLRYSVIITGQRVVRAGLVVILRGPVALVPIVLLLKAFPYCGPRVLSHSFCLHQEVIHLACADTTFNNLYGLALVVFTVMLDLVLIAMSYGVILYTVARLTSQEERLRVFQTCTSHLCAVLVFFVPMMRLSLVHRFGKDAPPAVHLLMANIYLFVPPMLNPIIYSIKTKDIRHAISKLLGLRKANAKSWG, encoded by the coding sequence ATGCTGGCCCAATATCCCCCCAGTCTTCAGCTTATGACCTTGCCCAACATCACTCAGTTTAGCCCCATGCTCTACCTCACTGGCTTTCCTGGATTAGAAGCCATTGAACACTGgatttttatcctctttttccTTATGTACCTGGTGGCCATCTCGGGCAATTGTTTCATTCTGATAATTGTTAAGACAAACTCTCGTCTGCACACACCTATGTACTATCTACTGTCCTTTCTGGCCCTCACTGACCTGGGACTCTCAATGTCCACCTTGCCCACTACTATGGGAATCTTCTGGTTCAATTCCCATAGTATCTACTTTGAAGCCTGTCAAATCCAGATGTTCTGCATCCACTCATTTTCCTTCATGGAGTCCTCAGTGCTCCTTGTCATGTCCTTTGACCGCTTTGTGGCAATCTGCCACCCCCTGAGGTACTCTGTCATTATCACTGGCCAGCGAGTGGTCAGGGCAGGCCTGGTTGTCATCCTCCGGGGACCTGTGGCCCTTGTTCCCATTGTCCTCCTCCTGAAGGCTTTTCCTTACTGTGGGCCTCGAGTCCTCTCCCATTCTTTTTGCCTACACCAGGAGGTGATACACTTGGCCTGTGCAGACACCACGTTCAACAACTTGTATGGGTTGGCTCTGGTGGTATTCACTGTGATGCTGGATCTGGTGCTCATTGCTATGTCCTATGGTGTCATCCTGTACACAGTGGCAAGACTCACTTCTCAAGAGGAGCGGCTTCGAGTCTTCCAAACATGTACTTCACACCTCTGTGCTGTGCTGGTGTTCTTTGTGCCCATGATGAGATTGTCCCTGGTGCACCGCTTTGGGAAGGATGCTCCACCTGCTGTCCACCTTCTTATGGCCAACATTTACCTCTTTGTGCCTCCCATGCTTAATCCAATCATATACAGTATTAAGACCAAGGACATCCGCCATGCCATAAGCAAGCTCCTGGGTCTTAGAAAGGCAAATGCTAAGTCCTGGGGCTAA